CGAAAACTTGGTATCTTTGGGAATAATCTGGTTGGCCCGAACATTGTTGCTCGGCTTTACTTATAGTGCGCTGGCTCGCCGCTTGTGCACCGCACTACCCGCGCTGGCTTTGCCCGTGCTCGATTTTCTTTACTTTGTTCTTTACTGCGCCTGGGGCCTTTCCCTGCTTAAGCGCCGCCCGCTCCAATGGAAGTAAACTCCGCTGACATTCAGAAACAGTTCTCGTCCAAGGCTAAGCATGACTTCAAGCTTATCCGGGCCGCCGTAGACCACGGCGATGAGAAGGCCTATGCTGAGCTGATGCACATCTATAAAAAGCCGGTGTTTCACGTCGTGCTCAAAATGGTGCGCAACCCCGACGATGCCGAAGACCTCACCATCGAGGCCTTCGCCAAAGCTTTCAAGAACCTGCACAAGTTCAACCCCGAGTTTGCGTTCAGCACCTGGCTGTTTCGCATCGCCACCAATAATTGCATCGATTTTATTCGCAAGAATAAAATCAAGACCATGAGTATCGACTCGGCCGTGAAAATGGGCGATGGCGACGAGATTCAGCTTGAGTTTCGCGACAACGACCTCAACCCGGCCGACACGACGATTAAAAACCAGAAAATCGAAATCATGCGCCACGTGGTGTCGCGCCTGCCCGATAAATACCAGCGCCTGGTGAGCCTGCGCTACTTCGACGAGCTGAGCTACGAAGAAATCGCCACTGAGCTAAAAGCCCCGCTCGGCACCGTGAAAGCCCAGCTGCACCGCGCCCGCGAGCTGCTCTTTGACATGGTGAAGGACAAGAAAGAGTTTATTTAATTTTGAAAGCCCTGACTTAAGTTGGGGCTTTTTTTATGCCTTACTTTTTCATCCTCCCAGTTTTTGTACTATGGCTCTTATTGTGGGTGATGGCCAGCGTAGCGCTACACTTCACCCGTTTTCGGCGCCTGGCACCCTATGGCTGGGCAGTCGTTGTGGGCTCATTGCTGGGCTTTATAGCAGGTAATGTCTTATTGCTGCCAGTATTATGGGGAGTGGCGCACGCGCCAATACCAGCAGCGGCTCAGGAAGCGCGGTCAATTGCCGGGGCGATAGTAATTTTTTTGGGTCCTTTTGCCGCTACTGCCGTCGGTGTGTTCCTGGGGGCGGCGGGCAGCGTACTGCTTTTGGCATTGCTACGGCGCCGGACTGCCTAATTTTACACTCTTATGTCCCTTCTCACCCGCTACTTTCCCGACCTTACCAAGCAGCAGCTGGCCCAGTTTGCGCGCCTCGAAACCGAGTTTAAAGCCTGGAACGCGCAGATAAACCTGGTGGCCCGCACCGACACCGACAACCTGCTGGAGCGCCACATTCTGCACTCGCTGGGCATTGCCAAGGTGGTGCAGTTTCCGGCCGGCAGCGCGGTGCTCGATGTGGGCACGGGCGGCGGCCTGCCGGGCCTGCCGCTGGCGATACTATTTCCGGAAGTGCAGTTTCACCTCGTCGATAGTATCGGCAAAAAAATCAGGGCGGTGCAGTTTATGGCCGCCGACCTGGGCCTGACCAACGTGACGGCCGAGCAAATCCGTGCCGAGCAGGTGCACACCAGATTCGACTTTGTGGTGAGCCGCGCCGTGGCCCGGCTGGCCACGTTTCATCCCTGGATAGCGCACCGCTTCAAGGCCAAGCCCGCCCGCGGCGCCGGCCTCTACTACCTCAAGGGCGGCGACCTGACCGAAGAGATTGCCGAGAGCGGCCTGGTGGCGCGCGAGGTGAATTTGTCCGATTTTTTTGAGGGCGAGTTTTTCGAAACGAAAAAAGTAGTGGTGGTGCCAGTGTCGTAGACCGTCCCGAAAGCTTCTGTTGTCAGGGCGCGCCGTGGCGGGCCAAGGGCTGCCCACCACAGCTTATTTTTCCGCTTCCGGCTGCGCAAACAGCTGTTGCAGCTTTTCTATCAGCTCGTTGCGTACTGCTTCTTCCTGCCCGGGCACGGTATGCACGCGGAAGGCGACGGTCATGGTAGCGCCGGGCTTGAGGGAGACGATGCTGACCTGGGCGGCGGGGTCGGCCAGGGCCTGGCTGGTGCGCTGCATCAGCGGCAGGGCTTGCTGACGCAGGGTATCGAGGTTGGTGGCACTGTCCATTTCCAGCGGCACTTCAACCAGTGCCTGCTTGGGGTGGGCTTTGTTTACAATAACACCGTTGGACGTAGCGCCGTTGGGCAAAATGACGGTATCGCCCTGCGAGGTGAGCAGGATGGTATTGAAAATCTGGATGGCTTGTACGGTACCACTTTTACCCTGGCTTTCAATGACATCCCCGATGGTAAAAGGCTTGAAAACCAGGATAAGTACCCCGCCCGCAAAGTTGGCCAGCGTGCCTTGCAGCGCCAGGCCCACGGCCAGGCCGGCGGCTCCCAGAATAGCCACGAACGAGGTAGTCTCGAAGCCCGCCATGCCCGCCGCCGAAATGAGCAGCAGCACTTTAAGCGCGATGCTGAACATACTGGTGAGAAACGAGCTGAGCGACACATCGAGCCGGCTGGTAGCCACGGCCACCAGCCGGCTAAGCCAGCCAATAATCCACCAGCCTACGGCCAATAGCAGCACCGCCGAAAGCAACCGCGGCAGGTACAATACCGTGAGGCTCATGAGGCGTTCGAGGTAGACATCCGTATTGGCAAGGGAAAAAGCGGGTGCTACGGGCATAGAAACAGCTAGTTACTATATAAGATATTACCGATAACTTATCGGCCGTATTGCTACGCTAAATTTAGCGCAAATTTCAGGTCCGGGCACAGCCCACCCGGTACGCGGAGTTGGAAACGGCGCTAAGCCGCGGCTCAAAAACAGTTGGACCACTCACGGGCAGGCAACTTAGTGATAATACTGCTTACTGCCTTGCGTGATGCCCCACTGCTCCAGCATGGCGGCATTGGTGGCTGAGGTAGCCGGGTCGGTAATCAGATTCCAGGAGAGCACCGTACAATTTTGGTCAAGATGCACAACCGGCTGATTAGCCGGTGCCCAGGCCAGCTGCGTAAGGGCAGCCCGTTCGCAGTCGTTGCCATCGGCTACCTGTAGCTTGCGGTCGGCATTGGCATAAACAAAAAATACTGCCGCCACGCCCACCGCGTAGGCAATACGGGCCCGACCAGCCAGGTTTTGCAGCAGGTAGCAGGCCGAGAGGGCATAAAAGAAAATCAGCCCCAGCGTAATGGGCGAAATGGAGTCGAAGCGCAACAGATAGGGCCGGTAAGTGCGGTAGCCGCCCAGTGGCAGCAATAGCACATACGCCAGCGCAAACCAGCCCACCCAACGCAGCACCAGCCGAATGCGGCGGTTTTCGGGCGTGGGCGCGGCCCAGCGGCGCAACAGGTAGGCATTGCCCAGGCACACCACTACCAGCAGCGGCATTCCCAGCTTGCCGGTTAATTGCTTAAATACGCCCATTGGCAGTAGCTGATAGCGCTCCCAGAGCGTGCGCGTATGCTCAAGGTTTTCCGCATTATTGCGGCCTATGTAGAGCGAGTAGGCGCACAGCAGCCCCAGCAGGGCCAGCAGCAACGCGGGCTGCCAGTGCGGGACCAGCGGAGCGGGGCCGCCGGCCCGCTGCGACAGCCGGCGCACTCCAATGCCTAACAGCAACACTGCTACCACCCCCGGAATAATCGGCCCGTTGAAAGCCAGCACTAGCAGCAGGCCCAGGCTCGCCACCATTCCCAAGGCCGACAGCCGCCACGGCTGCCCCTGAGCCAGCCGGTAGAAAGGCAGCAGCCACACCAGCAGCAGCAGCAAGGGCCACGGATAAAAGAAGGTATAGGAGATGGCCTGCGGAATAATTGCCATCTCACCCGCGTAGCCCTGCGCCTGAAAAAAAGGCGCGAGCAGCGCCATCACCAGCCAGAGCCGCCAGCTGCTGAGCTGGCCGGTGCCGGTAGCATACACGGCCAGTACATACAGCAGCAAGGCCTGCACCAGCACCGAGAATATAGCCGCCGCCGCATATAAGCTGGCGATGGGCGTAAGAAAAGCGTGCAGCCAACCCGGCACCAACCGGAAGTAGGCGGCCATGCTGGCGTGCGCAAAGAACCGATTGGGCGCCGCATATACTTCATTCTTAGCCAGCACTGCCCAGCCAAACGGGTCGTGCAGCACGGCGGCATAGTGCGGCGCCGGCAGCACGATGGCCGTCAAATCACCATCGAGCACCATGCGATTGTACTGCACGAAGGTGCAGCCAAGGTCGGCCAGCACAAACAGCACGCACACCACCAATAAGTAACGGGTTTTCATAAGAGTTTGGCAAACTTAACTTTAGGGCTGAGGCAGTAAGCGCGGGGCCACCGCGCAGTTAGTAGTTACTGAGTTCAGCGGTCAGGATTTTATCGCCTATTTCGAGCTGCTGCACTACGTTCATTCCTTGCACCACCTGGGCAAAGATGGTGTAGCGCCCGTCGAGGTGCGGGGTGGGCTGGTGCGTGAAGAAAAACTGGCAGCTCTCGGTATCCTTGCCGGCCGAGGCCAGGCCCACCGCCCCAGCGCCGTAGGTGAGCTGCGCAAACTCGGAACGCAGATTGTAGGGCGTGCTGCCCGAGCCATCGCCCCGCGGGTCGCCACCCTGGGCCACAAAATCGGGCACTACGCGGTGAAAATATAGCCCATCGTAGAAATGCTTTTTCACTAAGCTCACAAAGCTGGCGACCGAGCCGGGGGCTTCGGCCACTTTCAGCTCAAGCACAATAATTCCTTTGGTGGTCGTCATGCGCACTTTTTGGCCTACCGGAATAGTCTGCACCAGCGCCCAGTCGATGGGGTGCTGGCTGGCGGGGCCGACCGGCGCGGGTGTTTGCTTTGGAGCCTTGGTGAGCTTATCCAGCGCCTGCTGCAAGCCCAGCCAGGCCTCAATTTCGCGGGGCAGGGCCAGCTTACCCTGAGCCTGGCGTAAGGCAGCAAGGTCTTCGGGCTGCGGCGCGGGCACCAGCGCGGGGTTGGCAAAGGCCTCGGCTGCCGTGGCCAGCTGAGCTACGTCGCCGCCAGCCAGCGCCCGGCGCAAGGCGGCCGTGAAGTCGGCCTGCCGGGCGGCGGGAAAGCTCTTATTGCCCCGCAAACTCACCAACGCCGCCAACCCCGTACCCGGCACAATGGTGGGGCCGCTCGTAAGAGCCGCTTCCTTAGCCAGAAAATCGAATTGCGCTGCGTCTTCGCTAAGGGCGGTAAGCAGAGCGGCTTTCTCGTATTGATTAATCGTTTTTTGGTAGCGCCGGCGGATGGTATCGGCCAGCGCCGGGCGGTGCGCCGGGCGGGCGTGGTGCAATGCGGCCTGCAAGAGCGTGGCGCGGGTGCGCCAATGGGTAGCGCGCTGAACATAAGGCAGAAAACTGGCCTTTGCCCACAGGCTATCGGTAGGCGTCTTGAGCAGCCATTCGGCCGCTACCAGCGACTCCTGGGCCAGCGGCCTGGCCAGCGCCTGGTCTACGCTGGCTACTACGCCAATGAAAGAATGCAGCGGCAGCGCCCGCAAGGCAGCGATGCGCACCCGATGGTCGGCATCGGTGCTGGCTGCTTTCACCAGCGCCTCCCACGCCGCCGGCCGGCTTACCCGGCCCAGGGCCGACGCGCAATTCTCCCGCACGAAATAATCGGGGTCGCTGGCCACCGTTTTCAGCAAAATCGGCAGCGCCACCCGCGCCAGCGTTGAATCCTGGCCCCGCATGCGGGTGAGGGCGGCCGATGCGCCGGCCCGCGCCGGAGCTAGCTTCAGGCCGGGCTGGCCCAGCAATAGTACGGCCTGGCGCACCACCTCGGGCGTAGCCAACCCGCGCAGGCTGGCGCGGTACAGCGCCCAGGCCCGGCCAGGCGCGGCAGAAGAGTCGGGGCCGGGTATTTTCAGCATATAAAGCTGACTGACCGAATTTTTGGTGACGCAGCGGCCCAGCGCCTCGCAGGCAGCGCGGCGAGCTAGCAAATTTGTCTCGGGCTGAGCGAGGCGCTGGGCCAGGGCTGGCACGGCGGTGCTGTCGCCGGTCTGGCCCAGGGCGTAGGCAGCAGCGCGGCGCACGGCAGGGTTGGCATCCTGCAATAAGGGCAATAACGCGGGCACGGCTTTTTTATCCTGCACCGAGGCCAGGGCTTCGGCCGACACCGCCCGATAGGTGGCGTTTTTATCCTGTAGAAAAAGTAGAAGTGCGGCCGTCTTGCGTTCGTCCTGGGCCATGGCAATGCGGCGGCGCGTGGCATCGGCATAAGGATGAACCGGTGGTGCGCCAGCCGCCAGCAGCGGCAGCGCAAGAAAAAAAATAGGCAGAGGGCGCATATAAGCACGGGGTTGAAGCCGCAAGTAACGGGCGGCCCGACCTTTGTAGCTTCAAGCTGCCTATTATGCCTACCCCAACCGACCCGCACCAGCTCCGCATCCAGGATTTTCACTACGACCTGCCCGCCGACCGTATCGCGCCTGAGCCCCTGCCCGACCGGGCGGCCAGCCGGCTGCTGGTAAGCCGCCAGGGCGTTATCAGCGATACGGTTTTCCGTGAGCTGCCCGGCGAGCTGCCCGCTGATAGCCTGCTGATTTTCAACGATACCCGCGTGGTGCGGGCCCGGCTGCTGGCCCAACGGCCGAGCGGGGGCCGGGTCGAGCTTTTTTGCCTGGAGCCGGTGGCTCCGCACCGCGCCATTGAGCCGGCCTTGCAACAAACCAGCGCCTGCACCTGGCGGTGCCTGGTGGGCAATGGCCGGCGCTGGAAAAGCGGCCCCGTAAGCCTGGAATTTACAGTTGACAACCAGCCGGCTACGCTATGGGCCGAGCGTCAGGCTATCGAGGTCGGCGGCGAAAGCCTGGTCGACTTTCGCTGGGAGCCCGCCACGCTGCCGTTTGCCGAGGTGCTGCGGGCAGCTGGCCACCTGCCCCTGCCGCCCTACCTGCACCGTCCCGACACCGCCACCGATGCCGTGCGCTACCAAACGGTGTATGCGGCTCACGAAGGGGCCGTGGCCGCCCCTACGGCCGGCCTGCACTTTACCCCCGAGCTACTCGCCGAGCTGGCCGAGCGCGGCATTGCGACCGGCCACGTAACGCTGCACGTGGGGGCCGGCACCTTTCAGCCGGTGAAGGCCGAAACAATGGCCGACCATTCCATGCACGCCGAGCCGATTATTGTGCAGGCCAGCTTGTTGCGGCAGCTGCTGGCTCATCGGCCGCACCCGGTTATTGCGGTAGGTACTACCAGCCTGCGCACCCTCGAAAGCCTGTACTGGCTGGGGGCAACGCTGGTGCGCCAGCCCACTGCCGCAGCCGAGCTGCGCGTGACGCAGTGGCAGCCCTACGCGCCCCTGGCGCCCGGCGAAACCGACGTAGCGCCCGAAGCCGCGTTGCAGGCGCTCCTCCATCACCTCGATGCAACCGGCTCGGCGGCTATCGAAGCCAGCACGCAGCTGCTTATTGCGCCCGGCTACCGGTTTAGGCTGGCACAGGGGCTGATTACCAACTTTCACCAACCCGAAAGCACGCTATTGCTGTTAGTGTCGGCGCTGCTCGGGCCGGATTGGCGCCGGGTATACACCCACGCGCTTAACCACGGATACCGATTCTTAAGCTACGGCGATTCCTCGCTGCTTTTGCCCTAAGCATCGGGTTACTAGCTGCCTACAGCGAATTTGGCACGGCCTTTGAAAAGAAGCTGCTGTACGACGGACAACCCAGCTTAAGCTGCCTCGTACAATGAGTCGAAAACACCTTTTCCCCACACTTTCAGTCATGAAAAAAGTAATTCTGCTGCTCGCTACCTGCGCGTTTGCTACCGCGGCTATTGCCCAAACTACCCCCACTACCGAAGTGAAGGTTCGCGATAACGGTACTGTAAAAGCTACTACCAAAACCGGCAAAACCAACGTAGGCCAGGCCATCGAGAACACGGGTGAAGCTACCAAGAATGTAGCCACAAAAGCCGGCCACAAAATCAAGCACGGCACCCAGAAGGCTGGTGCCAAGCTAAAGCACGGCACCAAGAAAATGGAAGCCAAGACTGAGTAGTCTACCTTTTCAGCGCACAAAAAAAGCCCTGGCTTCGGCCAGGGCTTTTTTTGTGGGTTTCTCCTACCTGCCGGGCTGATTTTCGGGGGAATTCTCGCGTAGCTCGTACAGCACTTTTTCAACTACTCCGCGCCCGAAAATACTTACTCCGGCATTAAGCACTAGCAGGGCGCCGGTGCCGGCCAGTACCCACGCAGCAGCGGGCTTGCCCTGGGTTTTAAGCGAACCAGCCCAGTCAACCATGCTGGCGCCGGCCCCAATAGCCATCAGGCCTGCCGGCGCAAAAAGCAGCCACTTCTTTTTATGAGTCATATACGCAGCCGGATGGCTGGGAAAAGCAGCCCCCGCCTGACTAATACCATTCTGGCTGCGCGAGGGTTACCAGCAGCCTGAATTTCGCAAACCACCAACTATAAAACACACACCATTCGCCGAAAGGGATTTTGCTTCATTTAATACACTATAATCTGCCTTTACCCCCTAAATTCAAAGGGGTTTCAGCTAGAATTACCTAAACATTGGCAAAACGCCCTATCTTCGCACAGGTCATTCTGCTATTTCAGGTATTTTATGTCTCGCAAACAACTGCTTGCCCGCCCGTCGCTGGCCGTGCTCGTGATTCTGGCGCTGCTAGCTGCTTTCGTTCCCCATCACCATCCCGAGGCTGCTCCCAACAGTATGCAAACCGGAGATATAGCCTGGATGCTATTCTCGACCGCGCTGGTGCTGCTCATGACGCCGGGCCTGGCCTTTTTCTACGGCGGCATGGTAAACCGGGGTAGCATCATCTCTACCATGCTGCAGAGCTTTATCTCACTGGGAGTCATTTCTTTGCTATGGTACGTAGTGGGCTTTTCACTGGCTTTCGGCAACGATATCGGGGGCGTAATCGGCGACCCCCGCACGTTCTTTATGTTTGATAACGTGGGGACGGCTCCGCACCCGCGCCTGGGCATGGGGCTGCCGCTCGTGCTGTTTGCCGCTTTTCAGCTCAAGTTTGCCATCATTACGCCGGCCCTCATCAGCGGCGGCTTTGCCGAGCGCATCCGGTTCTGGGGCTACCTGATTTTTATCTGCCTGTTTAGCATTTTTATCTATTGCCCACTGGCCCACTGGGCCTGGCACCCCGACGGCTTTTTGGCCAAATGGGGCGTGCTGGACTTTGCGGGGGGTACAGTTGTGCATATTTCGGCTGGATTCGCAGCGCTGGCCGGGGCGCTGGCCATCGGCCGCCGCCGCTCGCACCTCGACGGCCACGCGCATACGCCGGTTAATATTCCGTTCGTTATTCTGGGCACGGGCCTGTTGTGGTTTGGCTGGTTTGGCTTCAATGCGGGCTCCGCATTAGGGGCCAATGCCCAGGCCGTGCAGGCCTTCGTAACCACGCACTTTGCTTCGGCCGCCGCCATGCTTACCTGGATGGTGCTGGAGGCGGCCCGTGGGCAGCGCCCCTCCGCTATGGGGGCCGCCGTGGGCGCGGTGGTCGGACTGGTGGCTATCACGCCAGCGGCGGGGTACGTGGCCTACGGGCCAGCCATTTCCATCGGTATTCTGGCGTCGGGGGTGAGCTTCGGGGCCGTTATTCTAAAAAACCGCACCACGCTCGACGATACGCTCGACGTGTTTCCGTGCCACGGAGTAGGCGGTATTGTGGGCATGCTGGCTACCGCGCTTTTTGCCCAGAAGGGCGGGCTGTTTACCGGTGGCGGCTCGTCGCTGCTGGGGTATCACCTGCTGACGCTGCTGGTTGTAGGTACCTTCACGTTTGGGGGCTCCTGGATTTTATACCGGGTCACTAACTTTATCGTGCCCATCCGGGTAAATGCCGAGAACGAAACCCACGGGCTCGATACCAGCCAGCACGGCGAAGCCCTGCTGGCTGCCTGATACGCGCCAGGCACGGAGCCTGTCGCTCCGCTGCCTATGACCCAACTGCTTTCTACTGCCTACGAGGCTGATGCGCTGCCACCTGTTACGCCCATTGCCCTTGTCGGGGCGGGAGGGCTGGGCCGTGAGATAGCCCTCCTGATTACCCAGCTCAACGCCGCTGGGGCCAGCTGGCAACTGCTGGGCTTCTACGACGACCAACCGCCGGCCACCCCTGCCGTGGCGGGCCTCCCCTACCTGGGCACCGTGGCCGCCCTCAATGCCCGCCCTACCCCGCTGGCCGTGGCCGTGGCGGTGGGCAGCAGCGCAGCGCGGGCCGCCGTGGTGCAGCGCCTGCACTCGCCGCTGCTTTCATTCCCGTCCCTGGTTCACCCCGATGTAGCCCTGCGGGCCGAGCAGCGCGTGGCTTTGCAGGAAGGCTGCCTTATCCAGCGCGGCTGCATCCTGACCTGTGATATCCGTTTGGGCCGCTTTGTATTACTGAACCTGGGCTGCACGCTGGGCCACGACAGCGTACTCGACGATTTCTGCTCCCTGATGCCTCACGCCAACGTGGGCGGCGGGGCGCACCTCGCCACGGGCGTATACCTGGGCACCAATGCCACGGTTATCCACCAGGTACATATTGGGGCGCATACCACCGTGGGCGCGGGGGCCGTAGTGGTGCATCATCTACCCGCCGGCTGCACTGCCGTAGGAGTGCCGGCGAGAAAAATCAAGCCTTTGGACTGAGGCGTTGCGCCAGCGGCAACTCTTCCTCTCTCGTTCCCAGTTAATCATATGGACCGCATCTACCTCTCGCCTCCCCACCTGGGCCGCCACGAATTAAACTACCTGCATAAAGCAGTAGAAGACAATTGGGTAGCTCCGGTCGGGCCTAATCTCGATGGTTTTGAGGCCGATATCTGCGCCGCGGTAGGCGTGCCTTATTGCGTGGCCCTTACCTCGGGCACGGCGGCATTGCACCTGGGTCTGCTACTGCTGGGCGTGGGGGCCGGCGACGAAGTGCTGTGCCCCTCGTTTACCTTCGTCGCCTCGGCCAATGCCATTCTGTACTGCGGGGCCACGCCGGTATTCATTGATAGCGAAGATACTACCTGGAATATCTGCCCGCAGCGCCTGCGCGAAGCGATTACAGACCGTATCAGCCGGGGCAAAAAGCCTAAAGCCTTGCTGCTGGTGCATCTCTACGGCATGCCCGCCCGGCTCCCCGAAATCCTAGCGCTGGCCGCCGAGTTTGAGCTACCGGTACTGGAAGACGCAGCCGAGGCCCTCGGCTCGCTCTGGGAGCACCAGCCGCTGGGCGGCTTCGGCCGGGTCGGCGTTTTTTCATTCAATGGCAATAAGATTCTGACTACCAGCGGGGGCGGTGCCCTCGTCACCTACGACCGCACGCTGGCCGAGAAAGCCCGTTTCCTGGCTACCCAGGCGAAAGACCCGGCCCCGCACTATCAGCATTCGCAGGTTGGCTTCAACTACCGCCTCAGCAACCTGCTGGCCGGCATTGGCCGCGGCCAGATGGAGCTGTTGCCCGACCGCGTGAAGCGCCGCCGCGAGATTTTCAGCTGGTACCGCGAGCATCTAGCCGGCCTGCCGGGCCTGGCCGTGGCCCCCGCTACCGAGCCGGCTGGCAGCCTCTCCAACCGCTGGCTTACCACTCTGCTGCTCGATAACGAGATTACCACCGCTACGCCCGAAACCGTTCGTCAGCACCTCGAAACGCGTAATATTGAGAGTCGTCCGCTCTGGAAGCCCCTGCACTTGCAGCCGCTCTTTGCCAATGCGCCCGTGTACGGCGGTGAGGTTTGCGCCGACCTTTTTGCCAGAGGCCTCTGCCTGCCCAGCGGCACCGCCATGGGCGAAGAGGAGCTAAAACGGGTGGCCAAAGCCCTGCGCGAGGCGCTCACCGCCTGATTTTTAACTTAGAGGCTACAGTAGGTGCGTAACTGCCGCTCGGAGCAGGCTCCAGCTGCTACTGTAGTCCGGCCAACAGGCGAACAATATCGGCAAACAAAGGCCAGCTGGCTGCTACCGGCTGCATACAATGCTGCTGCAAAGCCAGCAGTTGGGGCATGTTACCAACTATGGCGGCCGGGCAGCGGGCCAGCAGTTCTTCGAGCAGGCAGCCGAAGGCGCGCACCTCCAGGCGCTGTAAGGCAGTAGCTTCGGGAGCAGCCGGGTCGAAGAAGCTCGCGGCGCCAAAATCACTCAGCAGCGCGTCGCCGGCCGGCGTAGCCAGAATATTATGCGCGTAAAGGTCACCGTGCACAATGCCGCGCTCGTGCAAGTGAGCCGCCGCCGAAGCCACTCCATGCGCCAGCCACACAATTACCTCCGGAGTAAAAATAGAATTTTCTGAATATATATCGCGCGTGCAGGTAGCCAGGCTGGGCGGCCCGGCCAGGTTGCTGAACTCGGGGCCAATCAACCCAAGCACCAGGCCTTCGACGCCGGTCGGGTGCTGGTCAATCTTACCTTCTACTTCAACCAGATTAGCATGAGTGCCCGCGCTGATGCAGGCCGACATCTCACTATGCGGCAGGCCGTCGCTCGTAACGGCTCCTTTAAAAAGCTTCACCGCCACTGCCGTTGGCACCGAACCAGCGGGCTGCCACTGCGCCCGGTAGATAACGCCCGAGGCTCCCTCTCCCAATGGCTGCCCCAGGGCCAGCTCTTGCCAGGCGATAGTGCGAATGGGATGCATTGCCACGGCAGCTGTCTCCAATTCAGCACAAAATGGGTTGCCCGCGTAGGCCAGCCACGTCAGCTGCGGCATGGCCAGTAGCCAGGCGGGCAGC
The sequence above is drawn from the Hymenobacter baengnokdamensis genome and encodes:
- a CDS encoding leucine-rich repeat-containing protein kinase family protein → MHTLEELRSGKLAGSTRLDLSANLTEFPEELFSLADTLEILNLSGNRLSALPPDLSRLHRLQILFCSDNRFTTVPEVLGQCPRLSMVGFKANKIRTLPAASLPPALRWLILTDNELEALPDEIGNCTQLQKLLLAGNQLRQLPISLANCSRLELLRIAANQLTELPAWLLAMPQLTWLAYAGNPFCAELETAAVAMHPIRTIAWQELALGQPLGEGASGVIYRAQWQPAGSVPTAVAVKLFKGAVTSDGLPHSEMSACISAGTHANLVEVEGKIDQHPTGVEGLVLGLIGPEFSNLAGPPSLATCTRDIYSENSIFTPEVIVWLAHGVASAAAHLHERGIVHGDLYAHNILATPAGDALLSDFGAASFFDPAAPEATALQRLEVRAFGCLLEELLARCPAAIVGNMPQLLALQQHCMQPVAASWPLFADIVRLLAGLQ